A genome region from Physeter macrocephalus isolate SW-GA chromosome 4, ASM283717v5, whole genome shotgun sequence includes the following:
- the LBR gene encoding delta(14)-sterol reductase LBR has product MPSRKFADGEVVRGRWPGSSLYYEVEVLSHDSNSQLYNVKYKDGTELELKESDIKPLTSFRQRKSGSTSSSPSRRRGSRSRSRSRSPGRPPKGSRPSVSASHQADIREAKKEARKEMLEVKLTPLVLKPFGNSINRYNGEPEHIERNDIPHKNTQEEFPLSQESSYIPTQYSLHPRREEVKLKEIDSKEEKVVTKGPTSLRTFEVTATQQKDLEFGGVPGVFLITLGLPAFLFLLLLMCKQEEPSLLNFPPPLPALYDLWETRVFGAYLLWFFLQALFYLLPIGKVVEGTPLTDGRRLKYRLNGFYAFILTSALVGASFFWDVELYYVYSHFLQCALAATVFSVVLSVYLYARALKAPRDELSPASSGNAVYDFFVGRELNPRIGTFDLKYFCELRPGLIGWVVINLVMLLAEMKLQERTVPSLAMILVNSFQLLYVVDALWNEEALLTTMDIIHDGFGFMLAFGDLVWVPFIYSFQAFYLVSHPNELSWPMASLIIALKLCGFVIFRCANSQKNAFRKNPTDPKLAHLKTIHTSTGKNLLVSGWWGFVRHPNYLGDLIMALAWSLPCGFNHILPYFYVIYFTILLVHREARDEHHCRKKYGLAWEKYCQRVPYRIFPYIY; this is encoded by the exons ATGCCAAGTAGGAAATTTGCCGATGGTGAGGTGGTAAGAGGTCGATGGCCCGGGAGTTCACTTTATTATGAAGTAGAAGTTCTGAGCCATGACAGCAACTCCCAGCTTTACAACGTAAAATACAAAGATGGAACTGAACTTGAATTGAAAGAGAGTGATATCAAG cCTTTAACTTCCTTCAGGCAAAGGAAAAGTGGCTCAACTTCCAGTTCTCCCTCCAGACGCAGAGGGAGCCGCTCCAGGTCGCGCTCCCGATCCCCTGGCCGGCCCCCAAAAGGTTCCCGCCCATCCGTCTCAGCTTCACACCAGGCTGACATTagggaagcaaagaaggaagcaaggaaggaaatgTTGGAAGTTAAACTGACTCCGCTGGTATTG AAGCCATTTGGAAATAGCATCAACAGATACAACGGGGAGCCTGAGCACATAGAGAGGAATGACATACCTCACAAAAACACACAG gaagaatTCCCTTTGTCACAAGAGAGTAGTTATATACCTACACAGTATAGCCTTCATCCAAGAAGAGAAGAGgtcaaattaaaagaaatagattcaaaggaagaaaaagttgtTACAAAAGGACCTACGTCGTTGAGAACCTTTGAAGTGACAGCCACACAGCAGAAGGACTTAGAATTTGGAGGAGTACCTG GTGTTTTTCTCATCACGCTTGGCCTGCCTGCTTTCCTCTTCCTGTTGCTGTTGATGTGTAAACAGGAAGAGCCCAGTCTTCTGAATTTCCCGCCTCCTCTGCCAGCTTTGTACGATTTATGGGAAACCAGGGTATTTGGGGCCTACCTCCTCTGGTTTTtccttcaggctctgttctacTTACTGCCGATTGGGAAG GTTGTAGAAGGAACACCTCTTACTGATGGAAGAAGACTCAAGTACAGattaaatg GATTCTACGCTTTTATCCTGACATCTGCACTCGTCGGAGCATCTTTCTTCTGGGATGTAGAGCTTTATTATGTGTACAGTCATTTCCTTCAGTGTGCACTTGCAGCCACTGTTTTTTCTGTGGTCTTGAGTGTTTATCTCTACGCCAGGGCTTTGAAAGCGCCCCGGGATGAACTGTCGCCGGCCAGCTCTG GAAATGCTGTCTATGATTTCTTCGTTGGCCGTGAGTTAAATCCTCGGATTGGTACTTTTGATCTCAAATACTTCTGTGAATTACGCCCCGGATTGATTGGATgg GTGGTCATTAACCTGGTGATGCTTTTGGCTGAGATGAAGCTACAGGAGCGCACTGTTCCATCCTTAGCAATGATTTTGGTTAACAGTTTCCAGCTCTTGTATGTGGTGGATGCTCTCTGGAATGAG GAAGCACTGTTGACAACCATGGACATTATCCATGATGGATTTGGATTCATGCTGGCTTTTGGAGATTTAGTGTGGGTTCCATTTATCTACAGCTTCCAAGCCTTTTATTTAGTCAGTCATCCAAATGAACTGTCTTGGCCAATGGCTTCTCTAATCATTGCTCTGAAAC tgtgTGGATTTGTAATCTTCCGATGtgcaaattctcagaaaaatgcATTCCGGAAAAATCCCACTGATCCAAAGCTTGCAC ATTTAAAAACCATCCATACTTCAACAGGAAAAAATCTTCTCGTTTCTGGATGGTGGGGTTTTGTTCGCCATCCCAATTACTTGGGTGATCTCATCATGGCCCTGGCGTGGTCCCTCCCATGTG